AGCGGGACGAACCCGCGCCGGTACGGCCCAGCGAGAGCCGTCCGTCCTTCGGGTCGCTCGGCAGCGTCACGCCGAGGGAGGCCCCGGCGCCCGCCCCGGAGCCGGTCGGCGAGCTCCCGGTGTCCCCGCCGGTTCCGCCGTCCCGGTCCTACTCGGACAGCACGGCCGAGGAACTGGACGTGCCGGACTTCCTGAAGTGATAGGACAACGCTCCGCAACGAGCGACGAGAGCGGCGCGCACTTCGCCTTCACCGACCGGTGGGGCGGGGTGAGCGCCGTTCCGTACGAGGAGCTCAACCTCGGTGGAGCGGTCGGCGACGAACCGGAGGCCGTCCGCACGAACCGTGAACTGGCCGCCAAGTCCCTGGGTCTCGACCCGGACCGGGTGGTCTGGATGAACCAGGTGCACGGCAACGATGTCGCCGTGGTCGACGGTCCGTCGAGCACCCGGCCCACCCGGCTCGTCCCGCCCGTGGACGGCCTGGTCACCGCGACCCGCGGGCTCGCCCTCGCCGTCCTCACCGCCGACTGCGTCCCGGTCCTGCTGGCCGACCCGGTCGCCGGGGTGGTCGCCGCGGCCCACGCGGGCAGGCCCGGTATGGTCGCCGGGATCGTCCCCGCCGCCGTGGACGCCATGGAGTCGCTCGGCGCCGACCCTGCCAGGATCGTCGCCCGCACCGGCCCCGCGGTCTGCGGCCGGTGCTACGAGGTGCCGGAGGAGATGCGCGCCGACGTCGCCGCCGTCGAACCCGCCGCTCACGCCGAGACCGGCTGGGGCACCCCGGCGGTCGACGTGGTCGCGGGAGTGCACGCCCAGTTGGAGCGGCTCGGGGTGCGTGACCGGCAGCGGTCGCCGGTGTGCACGCGGGAGTCCGCCGACCATTTCTCGTATCGCCGTGACCGGACCACCGGGCGGCTCGCAGGCTATGTCTGGCTGGACTGATAGGACATGACGGACCGTAAGGGAGAGATCGCCGCAAATCTGGCGGTGGTCGAGGAGCGTATCGCGACGGCCTGCTCGGCGGCTGGCCGCAAGCGCGGGGAGGTGACGCTGATCGTCGTCACCAAGACCTACCCCGCGAGCGATGTGCGGATCCTGTGGGAGCTCGGTGTGCGTCATGTGGCCGAGAACCGGGACCAGGACGCGGCGCCCAAGGCTGCGGCGTGCGCCGATCTGTCGCTCACCTGGCACTTTGTGGGCCAGTTGCAGACCAACAAGGTACGTTCCGTGGTCGGTTACGCAGGTGTCGTGCAGTCCGTCGACCGTGACCGGCTGGTCTCCGGACTGTCCAGGGAGGCCGTGCGGGCCGGGCGCGAGGTGGGCTGTCTGATCCAGGTCGCGCTGGACGCGGGGGAGAGCGAGCGGGGGGAGCGCGGAGGCGTGGGGCCGGGCGGGATCGGGGAGTTGGCCGACCTGGTCGCCGGGGCCGAGGGGCTCAGACTCGACGGGCTGATGACCGTCGCACCGCTGACCGGACCGTACGCCGGACGTGAACTTGTGGCGTTCGAGCGGCTGATGGATTTGTCGACTGCTATGCGCCGCACGCATCCGGCTGCGAACATGGTGTCCGCAGGGATGAGTGCGGACCTCGAAAAGGCCGTGGCGGCCGGGGCGACACATGTGCGCGTCGGCAGTGCGGTACTCGGAGTCCGTCCCAGGC
The DNA window shown above is from Streptomyces sp. NBC_01451 and carries:
- the pgeF gene encoding peptidoglycan editing factor PgeF gives rise to the protein MIGQRSATSDESGAHFAFTDRWGGVSAVPYEELNLGGAVGDEPEAVRTNRELAAKSLGLDPDRVVWMNQVHGNDVAVVDGPSSTRPTRLVPPVDGLVTATRGLALAVLTADCVPVLLADPVAGVVAAAHAGRPGMVAGIVPAAVDAMESLGADPARIVARTGPAVCGRCYEVPEEMRADVAAVEPAAHAETGWGTPAVDVVAGVHAQLERLGVRDRQRSPVCTRESADHFSYRRDRTTGRLAGYVWLD
- a CDS encoding YggS family pyridoxal phosphate-dependent enzyme; protein product: MTDRKGEIAANLAVVEERIATACSAAGRKRGEVTLIVVTKTYPASDVRILWELGVRHVAENRDQDAAPKAAACADLSLTWHFVGQLQTNKVRSVVGYAGVVQSVDRDRLVSGLSREAVRAGREVGCLIQVALDAGESERGERGGVGPGGIGELADLVAGAEGLRLDGLMTVAPLTGPYAGRELVAFERLMDLSTAMRRTHPAANMVSAGMSADLEKAVAAGATHVRVGSAVLGVRPRLG